In Chaetodon trifascialis isolate fChaTrf1 chromosome 8, fChaTrf1.hap1, whole genome shotgun sequence, the DNA window GGGCGAAGGCCATGGAGTGCAGGACCAGGCTGGAGGAGTACAAGCACAGAATGCAGGGGCTTGATTTGTGTGCTGTTCAAAGCGTCGTTCAAGAGGATTCAGAGACGGTCTCAAAAGCTGGTGCGAATACAGCCACTGCCACTGGGACTGCAGCCGTTTCAATCGAGGGCCCAAAGTGGCAACAATCTGATCCAGATGGGGATGTAAATATTAACAGGAAGTTCCTGCCCAGAGAAGACTTCAACCCTCCTCATGCTCTAGTTCCTCCCAGCCAGATAAAGGAGCGACGGCCCACAGGGCCCACCGAGCTGAGGGAGTGGTGGACACGCTGGTCTGAAGCCCAAAGCCCTCCATCACAGACTAAACAGAAGGTGATTCACCGCTCTGAGCTCACTATATATCTGGGCAGCACCAAGGTTTAGACCGATGTCAGAGTCTATGAATACCCTGAGTGGTCCTGATGTAACTTGTATTGAGTGCTTGTTTCCGATGCTTGTGTCCTCCATGTGTTTGGGATAGAGCAGCACTGTGGCGCACCAGTCTCCACAAGAGCAGACCTCTTTTGGTTTGTTCACTCAAGTGAGACCCTAGTGGTTAAATAGGCTCTATATCAGAAGTGCACAGGACTGAAAGCTTTCAattatttttaaagcttttaatgttTCCCCAGTGGAGCACTCAAATATGCATATGCACCTTTGTAACACCTGTAGCTTATTTCTTGTCCTCAGGTAAACAGACTATAGAGTGCGATTGTTATCACAGCAACTTAATGCTTTGAAGGTGTTTTATTTAGTATTGAGTCAGATTTGCAGCCTTTCTCTGAAATAAAGACGAttacaaaataatgattttcaTAAAACTTTAATTCAACTGTTGTTTCATTCAAGACCAAAAAGTACATAAGAACCTCTTTTATGTGGTTCAACTGAAACCCAGTGATCTCCAAAGTTGAAATTAATTTCGACTAACTTAATGTGCAGAGGCACGACAGCTCACCCACCATGTCTCCAGAACACAGTAACCGAGCCTGATtcttaatgcttttttttttagactgaACTTCTAACTTTACCTTTCTCCTTCTTGAAGTTAAATTTCTTTCATTATATCTGAAGTTTGAACTTTcactaagaaaaaaaagcacacattacatacagtatagtTCAACCCACAGGCTTGGGATGCATATCAGTTTTATTTCTACTAGAAAAGAAAGCCACCCTAAGATTGTTCTGAATATTTTGGCGGTTGGCTGGGAACAGAGGATACatctaattttcttttttttttttcatttcatttcgcTTGTAGTTTTAGGCACCTTAATCTTATTTAAGTCAATATTAGCAGATTGAAtttcaatggaaaaaaaagcaaaaatatgtgcaaggaaaaaacaaaacaaaaaaaacatagtaTAAAAGAACTGCAGATATAAGATGCCACGAGGAATTCTGCACCTGGGAAAGAAATGCTCAAGTGGAGCATGTGAATACCAAAAAGGTATCTAAAGGCTCCAGATGGGTAAAAGAAAATCCCATTAGATTAACTACTTTGACATTCACatacacctctctctctctctctctcgctcacacactcgCACCATGCTTTCACGTCAGCTCTTcaataaagcattttaaaacTGCTCAAAAAAAACGAGCAGAGAAGAATCCTCAGTTTAAGCTCGCACATATGAGAAATATGATCCTCCTTATGGAGGGAACTTTGCTTTGCTTTATGCGTCTTGTAGGAAAGCATACAGTAGTGGAAACTTTACAATGAAACCATTTTAAGTTTCCGTGGGTAAAGGAGCAAAaattatgaggaaaaaaaaacaaaacaaaacggaGCAGATGCTCAAAAGACATGCCTACAGTCACACTCAGTCATCCAGGCAAGACTACTGGACAGATTACAGGTGCAGAATTCCAGACAAAGCAGATCCAAAAGATAAGAGACAGACAGCCACACAGTCATCACTCTGATTTAGAGGGACACGACCCTCAGAAACAAATACCTCCATTACACACTTTAATGACTTCTAGGAtacatcacacacgcacacactcagatcCCATGTGCACTGCAGTGTGGAACTCTGTATCAAGTACATCTTACATGGGAGGCAGGGAACTGTGGAATGAGAAAAGTTCCCTCGCAGGTATCGATGGGGACAAAGATTACACATGCCgattactgtatgtgtgcgtatgtttTGTGTATGAGTTTGAGTACAAGCATGTGTTAAATCAAATTCCCTTATCCCCTGCTGTTGCCCTTTGGGACAGCATCCCACCAACACCAAACAGGGTGGGCTCTGTATTGCTCAGTCGATGACACCAGGCTGGCGGGTCTTGCGCTCCACGTTGAAGCCCTGTGAAGGAGAGGACAGACGTCATTAACACTGGAGCTTACATAAAACGCAAAAGGTATTCCAAAGGTAATTGACAGTTTCAGGAAGGAAAATCTAAAGCCTAGCCCGTTCCCATTATCAGAGAAAACCTCAAAACAAACCTATATGTAGCAGcattaatgctaatgtttgccAGATAACAGCTGCTGATCTCTCTTACaccaaacagtttttttttgtaggATGGCTATtttacactgacacacactctcattacCAACTTTGTATTTACAATATTAAATTAAGTTAAATTGGTGTTTGATGCTATGATTTCATTAGGATTACATATCAGGTCAAAGAACAGCAGTTATTTTCCTTGTACAGACAAAATGTGGCAATGACACAGGCTTGGTTGTACCTTTGAATTGTCGGGACCACGGGGCTGTCTTACTATGACCAGGCGAGGAGCACTGGCGTCGTCAAGAGTGATGCTCTTCAGTCGGTTCACCAGACGATCAGGACGCGGAGTCACCACTGGTTTAGGCCCCTCACTGTAACATTTAGGtacatgatgaaaataattggtCTCAATGCTACTTGAAAATGTTAGCAAACACACTTATTGTAAGTTGGAGTTTCATGGTTCCAAAATGTAAACCAGGGTCTGCACCATTCGTTACCTGACTCTGCGTACGTTGCAGGCACTACATTTTCCTGTGCGTTGATTGAGGACAACTGAGAACTCCACCTCATCCCCAGTCTGGAGCTCAAGGCCATCTTGTACTTCTTTTACATGAAAGAACAGCTTCTTGCTCTCACCAACTTCATATGTGATGAAGCCAAACTGGGGGGGGCGACAAAATAACTTCAGGATTCATTCACTCCAGCCTAACCTGTGCTGTAGTAGCCTCCAACACTGATGCAATGAGCGCTAATGAAATTAAAGACAAATAACTGATCACTACCTGGTCTTTGACACACTCCACCATGGCTCTGCGCTGAGGGACCACATTACAGGCCATCTTCTGTCCAGTTTGGCCAACTGTGCAAACCTGGAACTTCACAAGTTCACCTTTCTGCAGACAGTCTGCCTTGTTTGCCATACCCATGATTCCAAAGGGATAATTCTGCCCTTTAGTTCCACCTGAAACATCCACAAAGGGACGAGGGTCAACATCATCTCGATTCTTCCAAGGAAACAGTGCGTGTTAAACATAAGGTCTATCAAGAGCCATCATAACTTGACACAAACCTTCCTCTGTGACTTCAATAAGCCCTTGGTATTCTGTCTGGGAGGGGTCCACACTGCGTAAGGGACGGATGACTTTTCCCATCATCACTGTTGCACCAACATCCTCTCCGATGCCATTCACtaaaagcagaaacagtggATTTTCACACACCTCGTATCTGTAGACACTCCCATTTACACTACCATGTTAACAAGCATTACAAACATGAATAATGTAAATTAAATGGCTGGATTTAAACCCTCGTACCTGCAGCCACTTTGGTAACCTTTTCAGCGCTgactttgtttccttttcccttaGAGAGAGTGTACTCCACCGTGTCGCCCAGCTCCAAGTTCTCCAAGTCTCCACACATTTCACTTAGGAGACATCAGAGATTTGGATGTGAATTCAGACACTGGATGCCATTAACCAACTACTTCAAAGTCAGTCAAGGACTTAAACCTCTACCTGTAGTGGAAGAAAATCTCCTGGTCATGGTTTGCTGTCTCAATGAAGCCAAAGTTGTCCTTCAGTGTGGCAACAAATCCATGCAGTCTCTTGGCGTTGGAGGCATTGCGGTTGAGGACCCTGATGGAGACTGCACTCTGCTGGCCAGTTCGCTTCACTTCATTGATGGAGAACTCCACCTACAGGACAAATATTTATATGTCAGACACAGGGGGGAAGACAACGGGACTTCCATCTTCATTTAATTCAAGCAAAAGCAGTGAGTGCAGTGTCACTCAGATACCTTATCTCCAACTTGTGGGTGACCTCCTCCCTCCAGGTCCTTAGTATGATATGCCACAGTGAGCTTCACTCCACAGTCTTCATATGCAATAACTCCTTCCTCAGCTTCCTACAGAGtgcatcaaatcaaatctgcaTTATTCTGTCCAATATGGAGCATCACCAATTGTTGGTCCAGCAGCCCCCAGCAACTGTCTCATGAGTGCTGCACCTGCTCCTCAAGAAAACCGATACCGATGCCGCATTGATTCAATCAGATGATTTAAATTATATTAGTTGATGGTGTGCAGGTGGTGTTCACAAGCATACGAGAGGCACCGACATGTGCAATGCATCATTCTGTAGCAGCCTAGTTGGTTAGCATTCAGCTAGTCTACAGCAACAGCTCTCAGTTACAGCCTACAACATAGGGCTGCAGAATTACTCACCATCGTGGTTTCAACTATAGGGAACATTTGAGCAATACTCACAACATTTATTCTCCAGTTATTCAGTCACTGTctgaaccaatcacagcaccCAATTTACCAGCACTATTGTGTTACTAAGTATTAAAAACAATGTACCAATGATGGCCAGGCTGGTTGATCACAGAAAATGGAGTTTCATGATTCTTAATCTGTTCAATTACTTGTCATAATTGTGAATGCAAAGACATTTCTCATTGTAAATTCAAGGGCCAAACATGGATGCCATACTGGTCGTTGTGATTCTGGTTTCATTAACAATTGTGCAGCCCTACAGCGCACTGAATCAGTGGTGTCAGAGTCCATGTTTCTGAGAGTTAATTGGTGATCAAATACCATGCTGTCAAATAAGGGAGTAAGGGAGGCAATCAGTGGGCTGAAAGACTAACCTTTTCTACAACTTTACCCTTCAAAAataagagagacagacatcCATTAGACAGCAAGATGGGTCCACATCACATTTGTAAATACAATAGTCTTACACTGCATTATTTTTTGATTGCTGACTTTAGATTGCTCATCTATGGTCTAAGAATCAAGTCACTGTTCCTGAGACTAAATGTTAGTGGTCTCTATCATTTATTTGTGAGACTTCATTGAGGTGTCCTCATGCAGAACATCTAAGTCCTACCTTGTCTTTTTTCTAACCAACAAGGAGCATGAACAGGACGAAGTCAGTGGAGgagaaagcaaagagagaaattagaactaaaacaaaaaaaagggaaagagggTGATGTGATGATGTGGGTCGGGGGTGAACTATGAGGCCACTGTTTCAAATGCACAGGGGATATTTCCATGAACAATATTTATCAAAATTGTGCACAGTGATACCTTCTCCTTGCTCTTGGTGGGACTGGCATTCTTGTTGGTGGTTGCCACAACTTCTTTCTCTACCACACCCACAAAGCGCTGCTCAGACTGGGTATGGAAGGACACTGTGCCTTTAGGCAACTTCTTGATGCGCACTGCATGGTTCCTCTGAGCTGACAGCATATCCTGGCAATGATAGGGCATTTACTTTTAGCTTGTtattaacaaacaaacacagtgataaTGTGCCTTCGTAAGTAAGAATACAGAATACATACTTTAGTGAAAAGCTTACAAACAGGACCTACAGGCACAACAGTGAATTCCACTTCATCAGAGATGTGCAGTTGGCTCTCCTCTAGAACTTCACTGAAGTGAAAGAACATCCTGGCATCCCTATCCACACACTTAATGAAGCCAAAACCATCGCGTATAGCTGCAATCACCCCCTAGGAGAAGATCGGTAACACAAAGTTACTGTCTGAAAAGGCGTTCACTTCAGGTCAGTGAATATGGCAGCCCCATCCCTTTCTTTCATGTCTATAATGATACATTAGATATTATATACGATATATAGTACACTGACcacttcagagaaaaaaaaaccatgaATTTAATCTTTTGATTCACCATTTCACGGGTCTCCTTGGTGAAGTTAAAGGTATCTGGGAGGATGTCGATGTTGGTAGCCCTCTCCAGCTTGTCTCTGCGGTCAGTGGAGATGTTGAACTGTATGTGATCTCCCTCCAACAGGGTCACCTTGGACTTTGTGTCCTTCTCGCCAAATGGCAGCTCCTTGTCAGTGAAACCAATGCGGGCACTGATACGGCCTGGTAGCGGGTCATTCTGTGGAGGCAGAAAAGTCAAGATTTGTgacagtttttattttctgcagcaaaGTTCCCTGCTTGTTTTTCCAGCACTCCACTTTGCCAGACTTGTAATCTACTTACCTGGTTTTTGGTGGGAACCTTGGGAATGACCTTGACGACAGTGCCTTCAAACTGCTCAATGCTGATATCCTCAAAGATGACTGTTCCTTGGGGGAGCAGCCTCACGTCTGTGGCTACTTCTTTACCCTATGGCCACAAgaacacaaaatgtaaacaacCCTACATACCAAGTCAGGCGGGTCAGTTAAGAGTCACATGTGTCAAACTTGGTCAAAGGTGAATCTATCTTAAGTTCAAAAGTCACTCCAAGTATTTCTGGATGGTAGAGTTGAAGAGTGTGATGCCtacatttctgtctttgatgGTGAAATCAACGTCATCTCCAGCCTGCAGAGCCTCCAGATCACCCTTGAACTCACTGTAGTGAAAGAAGATCTCTTTCACCACATCGGCCCTCTCAATGAATCCAAAAGCCTCCTGAAAGACAACAAATGGTTCAACATAACAGGCACATTAACATACTGGGCAAAATGGGAGATCCAAGGCCTCAATGTCAAGAGTTCAATGGTTAACTTTACAggactaacaacaacaacagcctgGCTCACATTTAAGATTCCATTTGTAATGTAATTTACTCAATATATTATCAGGACAACAGCGGCATTTACCTTTGTAGCACACACCACACCCTGGCACCTCATTTGCTTTTTCTTCACAAGTTGAATATTACGAGCACTGACTGCACCAGTGCTGAAACACAAGAGcgaaaaatagaaaaatggaGTACAAGGTGGGAATTACAGTAACAGTACTGACATGACGTGAAGACTTACTGCTTGTTGGTCTCCATGTAAAAGCTGACTTTGTCGCCTGTGTCCAGGTGGATATTACCCTCCACATCATCAGGAGTGTAGGTAAGGTAGAACACCTCCTGTGGAAAATCACAACCCTGTCAAATTTTGTTAAAAAGGGATTCGGGCACACATATTAACCCAATGACTACTTCAAATTCAAGACCTGTTCTGAAGGGAGAGACTGCATATATATGAAGGACAGACAGCCGTGTGCAGTGGAGGCTGAAGATTTACCCAGTCACCTGGTGTGCCTGGTGCATGCAGACTGAGCCCTGCACTGCATATGGTTGCATATCATTTACATGGATTATCATAAATCATAACATGGAGGCAGGTGTAAGTCGGCATTTTGCAAAACCAGGCTAAGCATGGAACAACTAATTGAGTGTCGTCTGTACAAAATTGTCAAGAGTGGAATTAACATTCTGCCTCTCATGGATCAAGTGTGCTGTAATCCACACCACTTTTCTTACCCCGTTTCTTTCATAACAGACACTGCCAGTGGGCACCTGGCCGGGAGCAGACTTTCCATCCAAGTGCACTGGGATTGCTGAGACAACCTGCAGAAAAGGAGGAAATTGCAAGTGGAGGCAATTAACACACTGCCATGTCAACTGCAGGTCGAATGTTCATTGTTGTACATAGCccaaattaaaataaatcaggACGTgatggatgaagggatgaatGAAATGGCTGAATTGCAAGTGTCACAATAACGAGTATATCAAGTGTCAGATGTCGTGCACTGTCCACAGTTAGCAGAGTTGTATGTGCATGACTGTGCTACAGTGTGAGATCTGCACACGCTGTCAGGCCTCCTTAACGGCCTCTAGCATGTTGATGACCTGATTGAACATGATAGGGACAGAAGAAATCAGTGAGTGTGcggcttttgtttttttactctctccgctttattggtgctgctgtaaactgggatttccccttgtgggactaataaaggaatactcAATTGAATTGTGGAGTCTCACTGTGCTCTGTATGTACACAGATTAATTTTGTGACTACATTACAAGACAAGCACCGCCACTTACATTTAAGGAATTTTACCAGTGAGGCAATTTGCAAAAAGCTGCTGTGGCATGACTCCGCCTTCCCCCGACTGTGCTCAACTTAATgatgcagcagtcagactgacCAACTCTTTCCACTGCTGCACCCCAATGGCACATGTAAAATTTGCTTTGGTTTAACAGACTGACCAACTGAACTATATTAGTTGCTGTAACCATTCACAGAGAAAGTAATACCCTGCTGGGCAATTACATTGATTGCTTTGTTCAACAGACACTCAACAGCTCCAGCAAACATGCATATCAGCACAGCAAGCCAATCtgaaattcaaacattttctaatGTTCAAATTTTACAATGTACTTAAATGAACCCACCCTCCCGACccccaaaacaaaaaacacaatgggCCATATAAACGTTACATTGACAGACAAGGACAGAACCAAAAATAAAATGGTGTTCCTTAACTGGATGAATATAACCATGCAGCACAGTAAAGGGATAGGCGTGCAGGTCTGGCCCCACCTGGCCCGAGATGCGCTCCTCTGGCAGCACCTCTGGCTTTATCTTTAGCAGCTTCACTGCTATGGGCTTGCCAGTGCGCCTGTCAGAGGATACCTCAAACTCTACATCATCTgaggagacagaagcagaagaaaacacacttaGCACACTTTCAAATGATACAGGGATGGTTTAAATCTCCGTCATGTAGTGCTCTTCTCAACAACATGTGTGTGGGTTAAGTATTTATGATTAGTCCAAAGCCTCTCACCTCCTATTTTAAGCTCCTGCAGGTTGCCGTTGTACTGGGAACAGTGGAAGAAGAGACGAGCCTGACGTTCAGAGCACTGGATGAATCCATAAGAAGTCAGGAGCTTCTCCACCACACCAGTCTCTCTAATGCCAGGCCCTGTTCCATTGGCATATGCAGTGTGCCCATTATTATGGAGCATGCCTGGGTCAAAACTCATCTGGGGAAGAGGAGAAGTAAGTGTCACAATGCATCCAGTAGAGGATCAACATAAAGCAGACCAAGACAAAAAAGGCCACGGTTAATGTAGTGTTTGATGccaacctttaaaaaaaaaaaaagaaaagaaaaaagaaaatctaaatatttcaAACATGCAAGGTAGAGCAAACCAGAGGAAGTGGGGAGGGGGGAAAGCAAAGTAAAGCTACATCAGAGTCTTCTGGGGCTATGTGGTCATCAACAGAGGAGGACACATGTTGATAATGACTGGACAGAATTTCAGGAACACATACCATTGACTGGAGAAAATGAACACAATCACCACACTGTGTGGCGCTTCCTGGTGCCATGCACTCGAAGCTAAAATTCAATCAATTTATCAAGTGGTTTTAGTCCTAAATCACCAACAAACCTTTTCAGAGATCCCATGCAAATTCCATGGTTAGACAAACAAATGTTCACAAACCGCTCACCTCCCTCTACCAACCAACCATTGATTATACCGGAAGATTGATAAAAATTCACTTCTGAAAATCTGCCACTCCATCCTGGTTGAACGCGTTTTTCACACAACAAACCATGCTGTTAACGAAAGTCACATGACACAGCAGTCAGTGTGGGCACCACCGAACATGCCCGCTTACAGATCTCTGATACAAGGGAGTCCGCTTGTGTTTTTTACTTCCTGGATGAGGATGACAAGAGATGGAAGAGGAGCGTGGAATAGTCGTGGGACCAGTAGAGGTGGATGGGGCAGAGCCAGTGCTGCGAGCCACTGGAGGTTCAGAAGAGCCTCTTTCCATTTCTGACACTGTGGACAGGACTTGGATATGCTGTTGGGAGGATGCAACGGCTTTGAAAAGAAGTATAGCGATCCGCAGGCATCAAAATTTGTTTAGTTATTGCACAAAAACAGTCACTGTCCAGCATTTGGATACAAATATACAGCATCCTCAACTTGATCTTTCCAGTCTGCAGATGTTTCAATGGGACATCCAGTGTTCGCCCATGCACCAATTTTCGGAGGCTCAACATAAATACAGTTCACGACATCACAGCAATATACAACATGTGCTTCTCTGCGAAAAATTCTCCACTGCTATTTTACAGTTTAGGTCATcacaaccacaaccaccaccactgtTGCTATTACTACTACTCAACCCTGTGAGAAAATCCTGAgaccaaaacaccaaaaccatAAGGCCACTCAGTAACGATGGATCTGCTACCATGACAATCTCACATTACAGTATTGATCAATAGCACTAATAAGTGGTTTAAAACACTAGTGCGTTCGAACAGGTTGTGGCTTCACAGAGCAGGCAGATGAAAAACTAAAAGGATCGACCAGCTTCTGTGCGAAGCCAGTTAAGGGGGAGTGGTTTAAGTGCAGTGTCGCGAATGTTACTCAAGGTCAAGTAAAGTAAAACTACTGAAGATGGAGACAATGCAAATGACAGGTCAAATAGCGGTGCATCTACAGAGAGTTTGTGACAGGTTATGGGTTATGGGGGGGGTCCCAGAGCAGCCTCTCCTGTTAGACCC includes these proteins:
- the csde1 gene encoding cold shock domain-containing protein E1 isoform X6, which gives rise to MGSPWKGFVEFTLPASPPTAFVSADLSSTSPVGLSLSPYGRSMSFDPGMLHNNGHTAYANGTGPGIRETGVVEKLLTSYGFIQCSERQARLFFHCSQYNGNLQELKIGDDVEFEVSSDRRTGKPIAVKLLKIKPEVLPEERISGQVGPDLHAYPFTVLHGYIHPVVSAIPVHLDGKSAPGQVPTGSVCYERNGEVFYLTYTPDDVEGNIHLDTGDKVSFYMETNKHTGAVSARNIQLVKKKQMRCQGVVCATKEAFGFIERADVVKEIFFHYSEFKGDLEALQAGDDVDFTIKDRNGKEVATDVRLLPQGTVIFEDISIEQFEGTVVKVIPKVPTKNQNDPLPGRISARIGFTDKELPFGEKDTKSKVTLLEGDHIQFNISTDRRDKLERATNIDILPDTFNFTKETREMGVIAAIRDGFGFIKCVDRDARMFFHFSEVLEESQLHISDEVEFTVVPVGPVCKLFTKDMLSAQRNHAVRIKKLPKGTVSFHTQSEQRFVGVVEKEVVATTNKNASPTKSKEKEAEEGVIAYEDCGVKLTVAYHTKDLEGGGHPQVGDKVEFSINEVKRTGQQSAVSIRVLNRNASNAKRLHGFVATLKDNFGFIETANHDQEIFFHYSEMCGDLENLELGDTVEYTLSKGKGNKVSAEKVTKVAAVNGIGEDVGATVMMGKVIRPLRSVDPSQTEYQGLIEVTEEGGTKGQNYPFGIMGMANKADCLQKGELVKFQVCTVGQTGQKMACNVVPQRRAMVECVKDQFGFITYEVGESKKLFFHVKEVQDGLELQTGDEVEFSVVLNQRTGKCSACNVRRVSEGPKPVVTPRPDRLVNRLKSITLDDASAPRLVIVRQPRGPDNSKGFNVERKTRQPGVID
- the csde1 gene encoding cold shock domain-containing protein E1 isoform X4 is translated as MGSPWKGFVEFTLPASPPTAFVSADLSSTSPVGLSLSPYGRSMSFDPGMLHNNGHTAYANGTGPGIRETGVVEKLLTSYGFIQCSERQARLFFHCSQYNGNLQELKIGDDVEFEVSSDRRTGKPIAVKLLKIKPEVLPEERISGQVGPDLHAYPFTVLHGYIHPVVSAIPVHLDGKSAPGQVPTGSVCYERNGEVFYLTYTPDDVEGNIHLDTGDKVSFYMETNKHTGAVSARNIQLVKKKQMRCQGVVCATKEAFGFIERADVVKEIFFHYSEFKGDLEALQAGDDVDFTIKDRNGKEVATDVRLLPQGTVIFEDISIEQFEGTVVKVIPKVPTKNQNDPLPGRISARIGFTDKELPFGEKDTKSKVTLLEGDHIQFNISTDRRDKLERATNIDILPDTFNFTKETREMGVIAAIRDGFGFIKCVDRDARMFFHFSEVLEESQLHISDEVEFTVVPVGPVCKLFTKDMLSAQRNHAVRIKKLPKGTVSFHTQSEQRFVGVVEKEVVATTNKNASPTKSKEKGKVVEKEAEEGVIAYEDCGVKLTVAYHTKDLEGGGHPQVGDKVEFSINEVKRTGQQSAVSIRVLNRNASNAKRLHGFVATLKDNFGFIETANHDQEIFFHYSEMCGDLENLELGDTVEYTLSKGKGNKVSAEKVTKVAAVNGIGEDVGATVMMGKVIRPLRSVDPSQTEYQGLIEVTEEGGTKGQNYPFGIMGMANKADCLQKGELVKFQVCTVGQTGQKMACNVVPQRRAMVECVKDQFGFITYEVGESKKLFFHVKEVQDGLELQTGDEVEFSVVLNQRTGKCSACNVRRVSEGPKPVVTPRPDRLVNRLKSITLDDASAPRLVIVRQPRGPDNSKGFNVERKTRQPGVID
- the csde1 gene encoding cold shock domain-containing protein E1 isoform X15 translates to MSFDPGMLHNNGHTAYANGTGPGIRETGVVEKLLTSYGFIQCSERQARLFFHCSQYNGNLQELKIGDDVEFEVSSDRRTGKPIAVKLLKIKPEVLPEERISGQVGPDLHAYPFTVLHGYIHPVVSAIPVHLDGKSAPGQVPTGSVCYERNGEVFYLTYTPDDVEGNIHLDTGDKVSFYMETNKHTGAVSARNIQLVKKKQMRCQGVVCATKEAFGFIERADVVKEIFFHYSEFKGDLEALQAGDDVDFTIKDRNGKEVATDVRLLPQGTVIFEDISIEQFEGTVVKVIPKVPTKNQNDPLPGRISARIGFTDKELPFGEKDTKSKVTLLEGDHIQFNISTDRRDKLERATNIDILPDTFNFTKETREMGVIAAIRDGFGFIKCVDRDARMFFHFSEVLEESQLHISDEVEFTVVPVGPVCKLFTKDMLSAQRNHAVRIKKLPKGTVSFHTQSEQRFVGVVEKEVVATTNKNASPTKSKEKGKVVEKEAEEGVIAYEDCGVKLTVAYHTKDLEGGGHPQVGDKVEFSINEVKRTGQQSAVSIRVLNRNASNAKRLHGFVATLKDNFGFIETANHDQEIFFHYSEMCGDLENLELGDTVEYTLSKGKGNKVSAEKVTKVAAVNGIGEDVGATVMMGKVIRPLRSVDPSQTEYQGLIEVTEEGGTKGQNYPFGIMGMANKADCLQKGELVKFQVCTVGQTGQKMACNVVPQRRAMVECVKDQFGFITYEVGESKKLFFHVKEVQDGLELQTGDEVEFSVVLNQRTGKCSACNVRRVSEGPKPVVTPRPDRLVNRLKSITLDDASAPRLVIVRQPRGPDNSKGFNVERKTRQPGVID
- the csde1 gene encoding cold shock domain-containing protein E1 isoform X11, whose protein sequence is MERGSSEPPVARSTGSAPSTSTGPTTIPRSSSISCHPHPGSKKHKRTPLYQRSMSFDPGMLHNNGHTAYANGTGPGIRETGVVEKLLTSYGFIQCSERQARLFFHCSQYNGNLQELKIGDDVEFEVSSDRRTGKPIAVKLLKIKPEVLPEERISGQVVSAIPVHLDGKSAPGQVPTGSVCYERNGEVFYLTYTPDDVEGNIHLDTGDKVSFYMETNKHTGAVSARNIQLVKKKQMRCQGVVCATKEAFGFIERADVVKEIFFHYSEFKGDLEALQAGDDVDFTIKDRNGKEVATDVRLLPQGTVIFEDISIEQFEGTVVKVIPKVPTKNQNDPLPGRISARIGFTDKELPFGEKDTKSKVTLLEGDHIQFNISTDRRDKLERATNIDILPDTFNFTKETREMGVIAAIRDGFGFIKCVDRDARMFFHFSEVLEESQLHISDEVEFTVVPDMLSAQRNHAVRIKKLPKGTVSFHTQSEQRFVGVVEKEVVATTNKNASPTKSKEKEAEEGVIAYEDCGVKLTVAYHTKDLEGGGHPQVGDKVEFSINEVKRTGQQSAVSIRVLNRNASNAKRLHGFVATLKDNFGFIETANHDQEIFFHYSEMCGDLENLELGDTVEYTLSKGKGNKVSAEKVTKVAAVNGIGEDVGATVMMGKVIRPLRSVDPSQTEYQGLIEVTEEGGTKGQNYPFGIMGMANKADCLQKGELVKFQVCTVGQTGQKMACNVVPQRRAMVECVKDQFGFITYEVGESKKLFFHVKEVQDGLELQTGDEVEFSVVLNQRTGKCSACNVRRVSEGPKPVVTPRPDRLVNRLKSITLDDASAPRLVIVRQPRGPDNSKGFNVERKTRQPGVID
- the csde1 gene encoding cold shock domain-containing protein E1 isoform X7 — protein: MERGSSEPPVARSTGSAPSTSTGPTTIPRSSSISCHPHPGSKKHKRTPLYQRSMSFDPGMLHNNGHTAYANGTGPGIRETGVVEKLLTSYGFIQCSERQARLFFHCSQYNGNLQELKIGDDVEFEVSSDRRTGKPIAVKLLKIKPEVLPEERISGQVVSAIPVHLDGKSAPGQVPTGSVCYERNGEVFYLTYTPDDVEGNIHLDTGDKVSFYMETNKHTGAVSARNIQLVKKKQMRCQGVVCATKEAFGFIERADVVKEIFFHYSEFKGDLEALQAGDDVDFTIKDRNGKEVATDVRLLPQGTVIFEDISIEQFEGTVVKVIPKVPTKNQNDPLPGRISARIGFTDKELPFGEKDTKSKVTLLEGDHIQFNISTDRRDKLERATNIDILPDTFNFTKETREMGVIAAIRDGFGFIKCVDRDARMFFHFSEVLEESQLHISDEVEFTVVPVGPVCKLFTKDMLSAQRNHAVRIKKLPKGTVSFHTQSEQRFVGVVEKEVVATTNKNASPTKSKEKGKVVEKEAEEGVIAYEDCGVKLTVAYHTKDLEGGGHPQVGDKVEFSINEVKRTGQQSAVSIRVLNRNASNAKRLHGFVATLKDNFGFIETANHDQEIFFHYSEMCGDLENLELGDTVEYTLSKGKGNKVSAEKVTKVAAVNGIGEDVGATVMMGKVIRPLRSVDPSQTEYQGLIEVTEEGGTKGQNYPFGIMGMANKADCLQKGELVKFQVCTVGQTGQKMACNVVPQRRAMVECVKDQFGFITYEVGESKKLFFHVKEVQDGLELQTGDEVEFSVVLNQRTGKCSACNVRRVSEGPKPVVTPRPDRLVNRLKSITLDDASAPRLVIVRQPRGPDNSKGFNVERKTRQPGVID